One segment of Brassica napus cultivar Da-Ae chromosome C3, Da-Ae, whole genome shotgun sequence DNA contains the following:
- the LOC106384427 gene encoding uncharacterized protein LOC106384427 produces the protein MEGEKGVSRVLGGSEHDTAMDDFVDQGRPPGDPPDMTGSWVRKVTGSSAGGMPNPEELIDDAFVSERVRLELPNGEEGEPVITIEQEVLEAMNGLWKHCMIVKVLGRVTSIAVLTRKLREMWKPKGSMCVMDLPRQYFMIRFGEEDEYLAALAGGPWRVFGSYLVVQAWTPSFDPINDDIVTTPVWIRLANIPINFYHKSILMGIAKGLGKPVKVDLTTLNFERARFARICVEVNLRKPLKGSIVINGDRYFVSYEGLSQICSSCGMFGHLVHKCPNVIQERTAIDRTSKV, from the coding sequence ATGGAGGGCGAAAAGGGCGTTTCTAGGGTTTTGGGTGGCAGCGAGCACGATACGGCCATGGATGATTTCGTGGACCAAGGGCGTCCTCCGGGGGATCCTCCGGACATGACGGGCTCGTGGGTGAGGAAGGTTACGGGCTCGAGCGCTGGAGGGATGCCAAATCCGGAGGAGCTGATTGACGATGCGTTTGTTTCAGAAAGAGTCAGGCTGGAACTTCCGAATGGAGAAGAGGGGGAACCGGTGATCACGATTGAACAAGAGGTGCTAGAAGCCATGAACGGGCTGTGGAAACACTGCATGATTGTTAAAGTTCTGGGGCGAGTTACTTCCATCGCGGTATTGACCCGGAAGCTTCGTGAGATGTGGAAGCCAAAGGGCTCGATGTGCGTAATGGACCTCCCGCGACAATACTTTATGATCAGGTTCGGAGAAGAAGATGAGTATTTGGCGGCGCTTGCAGGGGGGCCTTGGAGAGTGTTCGGGAGTTACCTTGTGGTACAAGCATGGACACCATCCTTCGATCCCATAAATGATGATATCGTAACGACCCCTGTGTGGATACGGTTGGCAAATATACCTATCAATTTCTATCACAAATCCATCTTGATGGGAATCGCTAAGGGGCTAGGAAAACCGGTCAAAGTGGATTTAACGACGTTGAACTTCGAAAGGGCAAGATTCGCCAGGATTTGTGTTGAGGTGAACCTGAGAAAACCTTTGAAGGGCTCGATAGTGATAAACGGAGACAGATACTTTGTATCATATGAAGGTCTATCGCAAATCTGTTCTAGCTGTGGGATGTTTGGCCACTTGGTGCATAAGTGTCCGAATGTAATCCAAGAGCGAACGGCCATTGACAGGACCTCTAAAGTTTAG